The genomic segment TTCCACCAATAGGATTGTCGTTCGTCCGATGCCCCCGTGGTTGTTAATATCCCTTGGCCACCGAAATTAGTATGCCGATAAATGTATAACCGGGTGACACCGCTAACACCAGACAGAAGTCCGACGAAgatctattaaaaaattgcaCTCGTAGTGAGTGGTTAAATTATCTCAATCATTGAATAAGGAATTTTGGTGCTTAACGATACAACAAATACTGGTTCAATCGCATGATAGATTTCAAAAGGATAAGCAGGGGATttgttaatgatttaaaataaataatttatcggcgagtaagtacctaactataatttacattaattatataaaaacaaataactaaaataagtaGGTTCTTACACATAAGTTTAATCGACACTTGTATAAGTTGTCACCCGTTATCAGTGTTGTGCACTAGctaaatttatatagataaaaactttaaatctatatcttatctagatacaaaataaaattgacatctaattttcatttagataaaaattatagccatctagataaatgtatctagataattcgCGAAATccgtaactaataagtaataagtccAGGGTTGGAAGATGATATCACttaaaattacctacataattaatacGGTCTTTAACATTaccttaaatagttaaatatagcTAAAGATATGCAataaaaaccacaaaatatacaaaaataacggaaatttacaaatttataatttattaaatcaacaCCAACCAAATCGCTAAATATCTCTAAATATGcgcaaaaaaatatgtaatatctaGGGCCGGGATTTTAATGccctaaacaattttaaaaaatgcctttaaaaaaatgcaaaaacgacttaaaaaactcaaaaaacgcactaaaaaaatgaatttaaattatacttattatagcttaaaatttagaataaaaattttaaattatactacagtaatgtatttttttttgttaattgtaCGTTATTActtgtttggtttttttgtgCTTCTGTTTTATTAATCattcattctaaaataataatttaaaaaaaaaatttaatattttaacttgtttttgctatttgttattaatactaACCTAGACAAAATCGCTATTGCACCGTATAATGATCTGCTgtcttatattttcaaataaaaatgatcgTCGTTGGTCGGATAATATACTTTTGTAAGTAGAAGAACCTTTTTCGACTTCGACTGATGATACTGGATCATATTTAAAGTGCGAAATATCGTCCGTCGTTATATCTTCTGGTATATTGTTTTCATCAGGTTTTTCACCATTTATGGTTACTAATTCAGTAATACTTATCTAAGCCTagctatgataaaattgttatcgacgatatatacctatgtaccttTGTATGtatggtgtaataataataataattcataataagtataatataacggtGATAATTTTCGGGGGAAAGCCTAGCTATgatgaaatatatgaatatatgatactataggtatataatttattattcataccgTTAGCTGCAGTTTGCCGAAATTTTCTTGTGAATCGCAAATGTTTTCGTTCATTTTATGAAGAAATTGTGAAAATTGCTCTATAAACCAAGAAAATGtcgtaaaaaatgaatttaaggttaattttgtatattactaATATCCAACACTGCCGTCAGGTTCATAGATCATTTCACACTTAACATTAGTgttcactttttttaataaaattaaatttttttgccaTGCTCGTGATCTAAAAGTTGTGATCTAAAATCAGCTGAGATTcactatacataaattaatgcATGGAGTATGAAAATAGTACATTGATaggtagttaaatttttttatcaaattataccAGCtgacattttggtttttaatttatgagaAGTAATTAtgcgtaaatatatttttatgcattcAATACCTAATTCAACtctaaaaaatagttatataattaaaattacaggtatatttaatatttatagactttGTTATATGATTacagtttataaaaatgaaaagaacGAGTACTtcgataattataatacgattgTTGATTTGTACGGTGATATTCGTTCCACCGTGTTGCACGGAAAACTGGTACCTAGAACTCGATATCTCTGATGTAAACCAAGAGATTCAAAAAGTtgttgaaataattgaaaacaggTATCGTTctgaggatattatattatcaaatattagtCGTTTGATTATTGGAAGCCCGGTTTATGGACAAATGATCGATTCTATGCCTTCCAAAGAGGGACATTCGGGGTCTCGAAATGCTGAAATTATATATGAAGTTACACGAAGTTTGAAGAATACATATTGTCTAAGGTATATACGCATACAATAAAtatctcaataaaaaaaaatatattatatgtttattataataatatgcataaattaaattacaatttcagtTACGGGCTAAGTGATATACAATGTGCCAAAGATTTAACGAAGGTGAATCTGACCGGGACAACATTGGGTGAGATGTGTATGGCCGAGTATCATAACAACAATTATTCGTGCATCGGGAAGGACTTTGACTATCGTAGTCTTGACGGGTCTTGTAACAACCTGAAACGTAAATATTTGGGAAAGGCAAACACTCCTTATAAACGTTTGCTGTTTCCAGTCTACAAAgatggtaatattttatattttttttatgatgcaAAACACCCGtagaatatatttagatattgaattttatttaaaacgttaaGATATTCATAGCGCTTTTCCAACTAACACatcattttttctaaatacaaatgacgtattttaatttacactcTCGCTGATCTAATGTTGTGATTTCATTAATCGATCACTCAGGTGTTTACGAAATGCCCAATATTAACGATGAAATGCTGCCCAATCCTAGATTAGTGAGCACAAATCTTGTAAAAGACGAAGACTCTCCCGACCAAACAAAAACGATGATGATGGCGTACTGGTCGATATTCATAGGCCACGATCTCTCACACACGACAGTTTCTACAATTGGTATACACATTAAACACATAACCGTATATaaattgatttgattttaattaatggaAACGTATGTCATTTATCAATCCCAAAGGGAAAGAGAACAGGTTTGTAAATTGTTGTGATAAGGACaaaagtattcaatattcactgaacaaaaatataagatcCTGCAAGCCCATATTTATACCGGATGAAGATAGGTTTTTTAAACCGGATCCGTTTGATTACATGAACTGCATGAACTACGTGCGTTCTCGGCCAGCGGTGCGTTCTGATTGTACATTTGGACCCATGGAACAAGTAAcagtcatattaaataataacatattgataaaattatatattatatttttatgatgataaaaataataacacttatCGAAGGTATTTTGAGAGAAAAGCTCTAATGGTGGCTTCTACAGGCAAAGtccatataaaaatgtacacaaaaaatcgcatatgttaaataaatacaaaattgcaCATTTTGTCCTttggaaaattgtatttgttttgtttaaatgtagTTGATAATAAACAAAGAAGAAACAAAATACGAAATCCGTTTACATGGGGTGGAGCAATTATTTCCAGCATCTTAGTGTTTAGAACTATCGGTCCTAATTCGTAAAAACTAAAGAAactaatagaatatttaaaaatcgtaGTCACTATTAAAGACCTGTTTATGTTTCACAGATGAACCAAGCTACCCATTATTTAGACGCATCGATGATTTACGGTACGACGGAACAACAGACGTTGTCGTTGAGACAAATGTCGCTCGGTAAACTATTGGTACAAAAAAAGCGTTTTATCATACCAAGTTGGGATATCATGCCCCTGGAAACCACTGATACGAACGTTTGCCAGAACGGCCCCGGTACGTGCTTTCGGGCTGGTGACATTAGAGCAAACGCGTTACCACAACTGAATGCCGTGCACACACTGTGGGTAAGGGAACACAACCGGGTAGCCGGAGAACTGTATAAAGAAAAAATCTTCTTGACTGATGAAGAACTTTTCCAAGAGGCAAAGAAAATCGTGACGGCTTGCATACAGCACATCACGTACAACGAATGGCTGCCGGCACTGCTTGGCGTTAACTACACCAAGGAAAACGGTTTGGGACTGGGGCAACGAACCACTTACGACGAGACTGCTGACCCGACAGTTAGCAATAGTTTCGCGACCGCAATACTGCCATTCGCCAATTCCATGATCAGCGATTCGATTAGGTTCGGgcacagcatattattattgttattattataataaattatcgtgcATGCTGTAAGTCATTTCGTGGTGACAGTTTGTCTGTTCACTTGAAAAATCGTCAATATTGTCACCTTATTTGTTATTTCACCCCTGTGAACTTGTTAGcggttttcatatttaaatggtgtcttatacattttagattttgatatTTGGATCGAGCAGTtcataacaaatcaaaattttttgaaaattttattctgtataaaaagtactaaaatataaacaacaagaGTTACActtaaaaccaaaatcgatattgtCAAAAACTGATTAAAACACTATTTTTACACTATTGGATTTTCATCAgtaaattaagaattaagaatTTTAGTCcatcaatttttgttattttttggtaATTCAAAACTAATAACCAGACACactttagaaattcataaatttttcttTCAATAGCTAACATGAAGAATTTGAATAGAGGTTTCCCAAACAATTGTTGAACATCTATCAAAAAGAAATAGTTCATTGAAAGTCACTATTTATGAAGACGTTATTTATAGCCATGGTACATTTTTGattactgttaattttttttttaactattaaatttgataaatcatACAAGTATTTTATGCTGACATTACGTCCCCACTCAGAAACGTTTTTCGTTTTtcattgaattgaaatataacacatccTTTACAACCAGATGCTTGACAACTAATGTACCTACAGCAAGATCAGTACACACTTGTCCACCTATTCGCTTAAAATTTAATCTATACAAGATAGTATATTTAACGTATAGAtaccaatattaattcaatacatgatattatttcaattatcataGATCAAGATAAGCGTAAATATATTCTACATACGCATAttgacgtttaaaaaaatttaaatacttaagtagTATTTTGATTTACGTAATTGCtttctacttataattattgtatatgtttttGTTTAGAATAACCGACACTTACTTATATCCCCCGGGACAACCTACCTTAAAGGAACATTACAACAAACCACTTATATTGGGCAGTCTTGTTACCCACGTTATAAATGATATGCTAATCGGACTAACTATGCAGGCTACACAAAAAGTCGATATGCTGTTTACACAATCGGTGAGtttataaaacacaattaatatataaactttgtttttttacaacattaatgTTGATAACTTCAATATTgcagacaatattatttacgtctatctttcttttttaaataattttatagattacaaattacttatatagtatTGATCCAAATGATTCGTTTGGAATGGACATTCTCAGCTTGGATATACAACGAAGCCGCGATCACGGTATTCCAAGTTACACgcaatttagaaaatattgtgGACTTACAGACATAGAAAACGTGCAAGATTTGTCTGAGATCATGGTGGAAGGtgtaagtttgaaaaaaattgaaattgttaaataataatataaccactgAACTCATTAGTATGTTATGTTGTTTTTAGTCAGCTGATAAATTATTGAAGCTATACAAAACTTGGAATGATATAGATCTATTGGTTGGTGCATTGTTGGAGAAACACGTTGACGACGCAATGGTTGGCCCTACGATGAGGTGTATTATCAAGGAACAATTTGTAAGAACAAGAATTGcagatagatttttttatgacGTACCAGGAGTATTTTCTGAttgtaaatatacctaaattgtttttaatgaattaccctaattttaactaatctatttaaatttaagatcaACTGGAGAATATAAGAAAAGTGACGCTTGCCAGAGTTTTATGTGATAACGCTGATATTGAATTAATGACACTAGAAGTCTTTTCGAGACCGGCGGTATATGATCATTCAGTTCATGGTTGTATATCAACATTAATtccaaatatgaaatttattggTTGGTTTGATAAATTGGAAGacaatttttttggtataaaataacACTAAAAATCAATTAGACTCATttgaatatcaattttttttttgataatatagtaCTGATCTGAAcaagttttatttacatttatttacacttttattCTTCACCTTCTTCTACGGACAACACAATTTAAGATGCACTGGTTTACGGGATAGTGACGTACCTAGTATGGCAGTATCCTTTACTGACTATATTTCCCCAGTCTTGCCATGTATCCCCTATACTGTGTTgtgtaaaacatataattttaaccatcagtatacattttattaagccctttttgaatataaatttatttttatcgttcaCAACAATCATAtccatcataattatttaaaataaatacttaaagtagctaaacaaaatataacgtaattgaaaacagtttaaaaGGTTTATCTCATATGAGCCggtttaatgataatttttccaATTCCTTATTGGGTATTTGGAgctaataaataagtaattacgAGTTAACAATAGCAATTTATATACAGGTGTTTAAAATAGTATGGGAGCAGATTTtactatgaaatattaaaattaaggtaAAAATATGACCTGTGCAGAActggtttttaatatatattactatatatatatttatatataatgtatgtatctGTATTACCTAGACAATTTAGATacctcttaaatatttttttattaactagaaAGCCGAGGTATGAagggaaaatttaaaattaaaatgggaattattttttgaaataacattCATGTAcagttcaatttttaatacatttgatgGGTCGTTTATATTGACattatattccataatattgaagctattgacattttaattttggttataatttgtaaaatgtcaACAGTTAGTAATGACAATAGTAACgaaggtaatatataatttgtatgttataatgATTGCTAATATTTgttatcacagattatattattttataatctatataatactgTCCTAATTCAATGTCCGTAACCCATAATCATTAACACTGTAgtaagtgataatattatgttctcatCAAGCTTAAGAACAGTTGATAAGATTTTATACTTTCAGTTTATATGTACGAGTATATCAAtctattaattcaatatataatatataattcaatattcaatagggATACTAAACAAAAGTGATATAGTAGTCGCCcttaaacgataatattattcaattgcattaatattgtattagtaaCAAATTGTAATTCATTGTCCAGTTAAAAGCCAAATTGTTCTACCAACAATACGTACAGTCATACTAGGAGGAATATATAAATCACTTGGTCATAACATGCATGTATCTATAAATGGGATGTATTCATAACTTCTGATAATTCTGATCACATTTATTTGTGGTGAAATAAATACGTATCgatatttgatgaaattatttaaattgtgcgaaatattttaatacattcttatcacttaataattttgtatattttaattataaatgattatgcCCGTGAAATTAACAATTCAATGTTTGTAAAgtttatctttttattaaaattatcaatatcaatatcaatatcagtattaatattatatacataactgAAGCTTatatagaaaaatcaaaaattttatattacagatGATTtccctacaataatatttttacccaaCCAAGTTATAAATACTACGTCTCATAAATTATCAATACCGCAATAGACTATctcaaaaaaaaccaaattaaaatcaTCTTAATATGCGCTTATTATAGTACACAAGACTGGAATACTGTTATAAAtcctacaaatataaataattcctGTACGTCAGCAAACAGTTTTCTAGACCTATTAATAACAAACttatactattttagtataCTATAAGTTAGGTTTAAggtaatattagtatactataagtatactatattatcatgaaGTAATTAAGAAAATGACTAATAAGACACAAAATTAGTGTGgacaattattaatgaattaatttaaatactttcttaaagtatctgtatttaaaaaaaaagatgtataatcaaatacttattatgtttactttgtatatttcctattttaattttaatcacgtatgacaaaataaaatataatgtgaattgtaggtatatttttttattgcaaactTTAACCTCAAAATCTAAACTTCGACAAAGAAAATAGATGAGTGTTGTATAGTTACATATTGAAAGAGTAGCTTatgttataaattcaatttttgttaaacaaatcaaaatactagtaCTAACCTAGCGATTACGTATTCATATAGTTAGCTAActaggtataatgatattacattttttacgggATCATAAATGTAACTTCGTGTTGCGGAAATTATGTGACCCCTCTCAACCGccatgaaaaattcaaaaatacacccCTGTCTATACGATATAGACTATACCACCTAATACCTATAAGATACTATGCAGATACATAATTTAGAGTACCTTCGATGTCGGCACAGATGCGTTTATTTTGGCACTTGCGgtcattcatatttttttatctaggtGTACGaattgtttttacaaattactCAAATTTGTTTCAAGAGATGTCCCTTTGCTCTCCATGTTTCCCAACCGGTCAACCACTTAAAACGTGTAGCATCCTGCTCAATAACTTATCATATACCTCGGAGTCAGTCTAGTAAAATACCTACTTGAGTAAAAGtatcaaaatactttttaagtactaaaatacgtattttcaataccttttaaaaaagtacttggatcaatcattttaaatacttaaagtatctgtatttttaaaaaaaaaatagatacttatattcaaatacttatactttttagtttatgtaatattttctattttgattttattcacgtataataaaaaaaaactattgtgaatttatataatttgaagaatgttgttatattttttattgtaaacttaaaactataatactCAACCTCAAAATCTATACTTTGACAAAGAAAATAGATGAGTGTTCAGGGATGTTATTAATTCTAAGTCACTGTCTGGTGTATTATGTTGCCTTCTTTTAGTAAGTGCCTTTGAAATGTCGTAATGCAACAATACATAAAGGGTCCTTATCATGTCCCACGTGGGCACTATTTGTATGTGTGTTGCAATTATTACTGAACTGCGTACAACTTATAAATGTTTCGGTTTTCACGGTGGAgaatcaacattttcaagataCCGTACAAATCGTGCCTTGTACAAAGTTTCATAACTATTAGTAAGGCGTATTACAAATTTGGGAGTTTGCAGTTCAGCGGTTTTTCTGTGAGTGCTGGCCCCAGCGCGGATTTGAGGGGGGCGTGGCGATTATCCCCCTCCCCTAGGGATTTTTACTTGAATTATAGCCGTATGATATAATGAATATGAAATTCTTcatttttcaatactttttaaaaaagtacttagatcaattattttaaatacgtaaagtatctgtattttaaaaaaaaaaataggtcggTACTTATATTCTacttatattcaaatacttatactttttggtttatataatattttctattttgatCTTATtcacgtataataaaataaaaactattgtgaatttatatactttgttgtatgcaggtatattttttattctaacatATAATACTCAACCTCAAAATCTATACTTCGACAAAGAAAATAGATGAGTGTTTTATAGTTACATTG from the Acyrthosiphon pisum isolate AL4f chromosome X, pea_aphid_22Mar2018_4r6ur, whole genome shotgun sequence genome contains:
- the LOC100168265 gene encoding peroxidase-like is translated as MKRTSTSIIIIRLLICTVIFVPPCCTENWYLELDISDVNQEIQKVVEIIENRYRSEDIILSNISRLIIGSPVYGQMIDSMPSKEGHSGSRNAEIIYEVTRSLKNTYCLSYGLSDIQCAKDLTKVNLTGTTLGEMCMAEYHNNNYSCIGKDFDYRSLDGSCNNLKRKYLGKANTPYKRLLFPVYKDGVYEMPNINDEMLPNPRLVSTNLVKDEDSPDQTKTMMMAYWSIFIGHDLSHTTVSTIGKENRFVNCCDKDKSIQYSLNKNIRSCKPIFIPDEDRFFKPDPFDYMNCMNYVRSRPAVRSDCTFGPMEQMNQATHYLDASMIYGTTEQQTLSLRQMSLGKLLVQKKRFIIPSWDIMPLETTDTNVCQNGPGTCFRAGDIRANALPQLNAVHTLWVREHNRVAGELYKEKIFLTDEELFQEAKKIVTACIQHITYNEWLPALLGVNYTKENGLGLGQRTTYDETADPTVSNSFATAILPFANSMISDSIRITDTYLYPPGQPTLKEHYNKPLILGSLVTHVINDMLIGLTMQATQKVDMLFTQSITNYLYSIDPNDSFGMDILSLDIQRSRDHGIPSYTQFRKYCGLTDIENVQDLSEIMVEGSADKLLKLYKTWNDIDLLVGALLEKHVDDAMVGPTMRCIIKEQFVRTRIADRFFYDVPGVFSDYQLENIRKVTLARVLCDNADIELMTLEVFSRPAVYDHSVHGCISTLIPNMKFIGWFDKLEDNFFGIK